In the genome of Spirochaetia bacterium, one region contains:
- the rplO gene encoding 50S ribosomal protein L15 has protein sequence MGQIKAPIGANKKKTIVGRGASSKGRTCGRGNNGQNSRSGGGVRPGFEGGQMPLYRRVATRGFSNAPFKKTYQPVALSAIDRVFEEGATINLDALKQAKLVKGHDVQAKILANGELTKKVIVEGLKVSASAAEKIKAAGGEIR, from the coding sequence ATGGGACAGATTAAGGCACCTATCGGTGCAAATAAGAAAAAGACTATTGTCGGACGTGGGGCATCTTCCAAGGGCCGTACCTGTGGTAGGGGCAACAATGGACAGAATTCCCGTTCCGGCGGCGGTGTCCGTCCTGGCTTTGAGGGCGGTCAGATGCCCTTGTATCGTCGTGTTGCTACGAGAGGTTTTTCCAATGCGCCTTTTAAAAAGACCTATCAGCCTGTTGCCCTTAGTGCAATAGACAGGGTTTTTGAAGAAGGAGCAACGATTAACCTTGATGCACTTAAGCAGGCAAAATTGGTCAAGGGACATGATGTCCAGGCTAAGATTCTTGCCAATGGCGAATTGACCAAGAAGGTAATTGTCGAGGGTCTGAAGGTGTCCGCTTCTGCAGCTGAGAAAATCAAAGCTGCCGGCGGAGAGATAAGATAA
- the rplE gene encoding 50S ribosomal protein L5: MEEKFVPNFKRKYDEEVKDQLFKQFGYSSVMQIPKLEKITVSVGVGEAVTNKKLLDAAVKELEQITGQHVLKTKARQSIANFKIRAGQEIGAMVTLRNDNMWFFLERLICIALPRVKDFRGVKPHAFDGHGNYSLGITEQIIFPEIDFDKIERISGLNIAIVTTAKTDEEGFALLKLLGMPFAK; the protein is encoded by the coding sequence ATGGAAGAAAAGTTTGTACCTAATTTCAAAAGGAAGTACGATGAGGAAGTAAAAGACCAGCTTTTCAAGCAATTCGGTTATTCCTCAGTCATGCAGATTCCAAAACTTGAAAAAATTACTGTCAGTGTTGGTGTCGGAGAGGCCGTTACAAACAAAAAACTGTTGGATGCAGCAGTCAAGGAACTTGAACAGATTACTGGTCAGCATGTACTCAAGACAAAGGCTAGGCAATCTATTGCGAATTTCAAGATTCGTGCCGGTCAGGAAATCGGAGCTATGGTTACGCTTCGTAATGACAATATGTGGTTTTTCTTGGAAAGATTGATTTGCATCGCACTGCCTCGTGTCAAGGATTTCAGAGGGGTCAAACCGCATGCCTTTGATGGTCATGGAAACTATTCCCTGGGCATTACCGAGCAGATTATTTTTCCTGAAATTGACTTCGATAAGATTGAACGTATCAGTGGCCTGAACATTGCAATCGTCACGACGGCCAAGACCGATGAAGAAGGGTTTGCCTTGCTCAAGTTGCTTGGCATGCCGTTCGCAAAGTAA
- the rplB gene encoding 50S ribosomal protein L2 translates to MALKTYKPNTPGLRQRATLSFDELTTNRPEKSLTVSLNKKAGRDSFGRISVRRRGGGHKRAYRIIDFRRDKYGISGTVKTLEYDPNRSANIALVFYADGEKRYMLAPKGISVGDKIISGPDVPVSVGNALPLKNIPLGMSVFNIELNLGRGGQLVRSAGLSASIVAKSGDYVTVRLPSGEMRLVFGECYATIGQLGNEDHMNVSLGKAGASRHLGRRPKVRGVAMNPVDHPHGGGEGKTSTGRAPVSPTGKLAKGGKTRAKKKPSNRFIVKKRK, encoded by the coding sequence ATGGCATTAAAAACTTATAAGCCCAATACTCCAGGTCTTCGTCAGCGGGCTACTTTGTCCTTCGATGAATTGACTACGAATCGACCTGAGAAATCCCTTACTGTCAGTCTTAATAAGAAGGCTGGTCGTGATTCATTTGGTCGTATCAGTGTACGCCGTAGAGGCGGTGGCCATAAGCGTGCATATCGTATCATTGATTTCAGGCGCGACAAGTATGGAATCTCCGGGACAGTCAAGACTCTTGAATATGATCCGAACCGCAGTGCGAACATTGCCTTGGTGTTTTATGCAGATGGTGAGAAACGCTATATGCTTGCACCGAAGGGAATCTCTGTAGGTGATAAGATCATAAGCGGACCAGATGTTCCTGTGTCTGTGGGCAATGCTCTTCCGTTGAAGAATATCCCGCTGGGCATGAGTGTTTTCAATATCGAACTGAACCTTGGCCGTGGAGGTCAGCTTGTCCGCAGTGCCGGATTGAGTGCCTCGATTGTTGCAAAGTCAGGAGATTACGTAACGGTCAGATTGCCTTCCGGCGAAATGCGTCTTGTCTTCGGCGAGTGCTACGCTACGATCGGGCAGCTTGGCAATGAGGATCACATGAATGTCAGCCTGGGCAAAGCCGGTGCAAGCCGCCATCTTGGGCGCAGACCGAAAGTCCGTGGTGTTGCCATGAATCCTGTCGACCATCCGCATGGTGGTGGTGAAGGTAAGACCAGTACTGGTCGTGCGCCTGTATCCCCGACCGGCAAGTTGGCCAAGGGTGGCAAGACTCGTGCCAAGAAGAAGCCTTCGAATAGATTTATCGTCAAGAAGCGGAAGTAG
- the rpsK gene encoding 30S ribosomal protein S11 has protein sequence MAKAKRKVKKTVYDGNVYIQATFNNTIVTITDLEGNAISWASAGGLGFRGAKKSTPYAAQTTCETAAKKAMDSGLREVNVFVKGPGVGRESAIRALGVLGLTVRSIRDVTPIPHNGCRPRKTRRV, from the coding sequence ATGGCTAAAGCAAAAAGAAAAGTCAAGAAGACTGTCTATGATGGCAATGTCTACATCCAGGCAACCTTCAACAATACTATTGTGACGATCACCGACCTTGAGGGCAATGCCATTTCGTGGGCGAGTGCCGGCGGGCTTGGTTTCCGCGGTGCAAAAAAATCCACTCCCTATGCTGCACAGACAACTTGTGAGACAGCAGCAAAGAAGGCTATGGATTCAGGCCTTCGCGAAGTAAACGTCTTCGTCAAAGGACCGGGTGTCGGACGGGAAAGTGCAATCAGGGCCTTGGGTGTCCTTGGTTTGACTGTTCGTTCTATCCGCGATGTTACCCCGATCCCACACAATGGTTGTCGTCCGCGCAAGACTCGCAGGGTGTGA
- the rpmJ gene encoding 50S ribosomal protein L36, translated as MKVRASVKPICDKCKVIKRHGVVRIICENPKHKQRQK; from the coding sequence ATGAAAGTAAGAGCAAGTGTCAAACCAATTTGTGACAAGTGCAAGGTAATCAAGAGACATGGCGTGGTTCGGATCATCTGTGAGAACCCGAAGCATAAGCAGAGACAGAAGTAA
- the rpsQ gene encoding 30S ribosomal protein S17, with product MEVNKKAFTGKVVSDKMDKTIVVAINTRSLHPLYKKYVTKTKKVKAHDEHNDAHIGDTVRVVECRHYSKDKCWRLTKIVERAR from the coding sequence ATGGAAGTTAACAAGAAAGCTTTTACAGGAAAGGTTGTCAGTGACAAGATGGACAAGACTATCGTCGTAGCCATCAATACAAGAAGCTTGCATCCTTTGTATAAGAAGTATGTGACCAAAACCAAGAAGGTGAAGGCCCATGACGAACATAATGATGCCCATATCGGGGATACGGTCCGTGTCGTCGAATGCCGTCATTACAGCAAGGACAAGTGCTGGCGCCTCACCAAGATCGTCGAGCGCGCTCGGTAA
- the rpsH gene encoding 30S ribosomal protein S8 yields MAVSDPIADMLTKIRNASRAKHEKVDISTSKMKLQIVKILKNEGYIKNFKKVSKDGFSFVRIFLKYDEKQGPVLHDIQRVSTPGRRVYSGYRRMPRVFNGHGVLVVSTSVGVITGKSASEQKVGGELICTVW; encoded by the coding sequence ATGGCTGTAAGTGATCCAATTGCAGATATGCTGACTAAAATCAGGAATGCTAGTCGGGCTAAGCATGAGAAAGTAGATATCAGTACTTCCAAAATGAAGCTCCAGATTGTGAAAATCCTGAAGAATGAAGGCTATATAAAAAATTTCAAGAAAGTTTCCAAGGATGGTTTTTCCTTTGTACGTATCTTCTTGAAGTATGATGAGAAACAGGGTCCTGTGTTGCATGATATCCAGCGTGTTTCTACGCCTGGGCGTCGTGTATACAGTGGATACCGCAGAATGCCAAGGGTCTTCAACGGCCATGGTGTGTTGGTCGTTTCGACCTCAGTCGGTGTCATTACAGGAAAGAGTGCCAGTGAACAGAAGGTCGGCGGTGAGCTGATCTGCACTGTATGGTAA
- the rpmD gene encoding 50S ribosomal protein L30 → MAEAKKLKVTLTGGLSGRIPNQRKTVKAIGLGKIGSSVVIDATPDMLGMVRVIQHLVKVEEM, encoded by the coding sequence ATGGCAGAAGCAAAGAAACTCAAGGTTACCTTGACTGGTGGACTTTCTGGTCGTATCCCAAACCAGCGCAAAACCGTCAAAGCTATTGGCCTTGGCAAGATTGGCAGTAGCGTAGTAATTGATGCTACTCCCGATATGTTGGGTATGGTACGTGTCATTCAGCACCTTGTCAAAGTCGAGGAGATGTAA
- the rplF gene encoding 50S ribosomal protein L6, whose protein sequence is MSRIGKMPVAIPAGVKVAVADGLVTVEGPKGKLSQTYRPEVTIEAKDKEVLVTFDGESKVANSYQGLYRQLIHNMVIGVSEGFSKTLLINGVGYRAEVKGKVLTLNLGYSTVIEFIIPQGITMECENPGKIKVSGIDKQLVGQTAAEIRSLRSPEPYKGKGIKYEDEVIRRKVGKSGK, encoded by the coding sequence ATGTCACGTATTGGTAAAATGCCTGTTGCCATTCCGGCAGGGGTTAAAGTAGCTGTGGCGGATGGCCTTGTGACTGTAGAGGGACCGAAAGGCAAGCTCTCACAGACCTATCGCCCTGAAGTCACCATTGAAGCCAAGGATAAGGAAGTTTTGGTAACATTTGATGGAGAATCAAAAGTAGCCAATAGCTACCAGGGACTTTATAGACAGTTGATCCATAATATGGTCATCGGTGTTTCCGAAGGTTTTTCCAAGACTTTGCTAATCAACGGCGTGGGTTACCGTGCCGAGGTAAAAGGAAAAGTCCTGACTCTTAATCTTGGATATTCGACTGTCATTGAGTTCATTATCCCACAGGGTATTACGATGGAATGTGAAAATCCTGGCAAGATAAAGGTTTCTGGAATTGACAAGCAGCTTGTGGGTCAGACAGCTGCTGAAATCCGTTCTCTCAGAAGTCCTGAACCCTACAAGGGCAAGGGCATCAAATATGAGGATGAAGTCATTCGCAGAAAGGTCGGTAAGTCAGGTAAGTAA
- the rpsC gene encoding 30S ribosomal protein S3 codes for MGQKVNPIGLRLGVNKTWKSKWYVDPRDYVDTLHEDLKLRRTLLGCPEVQGAEIADVEIIRKPQRVTIVITTSRPGIIIGSKGANVEKLGARLQKLSEKKVQIKIKEIKKPEANAQLIAANVARQLVARGSFRRAMKMAVAKAMQSGAQGVKIRCSGRLGGAEIARTEWMKEGRVPLHTLRSDIDYGFCAAHTSFGAIGVKVWVFNGEIYEHAKKDDAGGLVRKPSKREYDAEVRS; via the coding sequence ATGGGCCAGAAAGTTAATCCAATTGGACTCCGTCTTGGGGTCAATAAGACTTGGAAATCCAAGTGGTATGTGGATCCTCGCGATTATGTCGATACCCTCCATGAGGACCTTAAGCTGCGCAGGACTCTTCTGGGATGTCCTGAAGTCCAGGGCGCAGAGATTGCCGATGTGGAAATCATCAGGAAGCCTCAGCGGGTAACCATCGTGATTACTACCAGCAGACCGGGAATCATCATCGGCTCAAAAGGTGCTAACGTCGAAAAGCTGGGTGCACGGTTGCAGAAACTTTCTGAGAAAAAGGTCCAGATCAAGATTAAGGAAATCAAGAAACCTGAGGCCAATGCTCAGCTTATTGCTGCAAATGTTGCAAGACAGCTGGTTGCTCGTGGATCGTTCCGCCGGGCCATGAAGATGGCAGTTGCAAAAGCAATGCAGAGCGGAGCCCAGGGTGTGAAGATCAGGTGCTCAGGTCGTCTTGGCGGTGCTGAAATCGCAAGGACGGAATGGATGAAGGAAGGGCGCGTTCCTTTGCATACGCTTCGTTCTGACATTGACTATGGTTTCTGTGCAGCACACACTTCCTTCGGTGCCATTGGTGTCAAGGTGTGGGTTTTCAACGGTGAGATCTATGAGCATGCCAAGAAGGACGATGCAGGAGGGCTTGTTCGCAAACCTTCAAAGCGTGAATATGACGCTGAAGTAAGGAGTTAA
- the rplN gene encoding 50S ribosomal protein L14, translated as MVQMQSYLNVADNSGAKRVQIIKVLGGSHRYVASVGDVVVVAVKTVVPNGAIKKGEVLKAVIVRTKKEYRRPDGTYIRFDDNACVIIDANNNPRGKRIFGPVARELRSGYMKIVSLAPEVL; from the coding sequence ATGGTACAGATGCAGAGTTATTTGAACGTTGCTGACAACAGCGGCGCCAAACGTGTCCAGATCATCAAAGTTCTGGGCGGTAGCCATAGGTATGTTGCCAGTGTCGGTGATGTGGTTGTGGTTGCAGTGAAGACTGTCGTTCCGAACGGCGCCATTAAAAAAGGTGAAGTTCTCAAGGCAGTGATCGTGCGTACGAAAAAGGAATACCGAAGACCTGACGGTACCTATATCAGGTTCGATGACAATGCTTGCGTTATCATTGATGCCAACAATAACCCGCGCGGCAAGCGTATCTTTGGGCCAGTTGCTCGTGAATTGAGAAGTGGCTATATGAAGATTGTTTCCCTCGCGCCGGAAGTGTTGTAG
- the rpsS gene encoding 30S ribosomal protein S19 codes for MARSIKKGPFVEEKLLKRVNAAKKADKGVMVKTYSRSSMIIPEMVGLTISVYNGKTWIPVYVTENLVGHKLGEFAPTRIFRGHTATDKKGR; via the coding sequence GTGGCAAGATCAATTAAAAAAGGCCCTTTTGTTGAAGAAAAGCTCTTGAAAAGGGTAAATGCGGCTAAAAAGGCTGACAAGGGCGTAATGGTCAAGACGTACTCTCGTTCTTCGATGATTATCCCTGAGATGGTTGGATTGACGATTTCCGTATATAACGGAAAAACGTGGATTCCTGTGTATGTAACTGAAAATCTGGTCGGGCATAAGCTCGGTGAATTCGCACCTACCAGGATTTTCCGTGGTCATACCGCTACCGATAAGAAAGGTAGGTAA
- the secY gene encoding preprotein translocase subunit SecY yields the protein MANSLVDMMRIKELRHKFLITFLLLLVSRVGAVIPIPGIDVKVLQQYFLSQSSSTNFGFTDYLNFFSGGAFSNFSLFMLGVMPYISMQIILQLLMVVVPSLRKLAQDPHGVKKIQEYTRYGTIAVCLIQSYVITIYANSIPNVMTMSRLPFTLIAMLSVTAGSMFLVWIGDKITQYGIGNGISLLIFAGIVARIPSAIVTLVQSVKAGTLNALALVAIFVMFIIVVGLVVYEESGERKIPVNYARRVVGRKMYGAQSTYIPIKLNPSNVIPVIFASALLSFPLQIAANAGAQVKWLATFANWLNPQGAPYAIIYALLIIGFAYFYTQVTLNPVDMAKQIRENGGSVPGIRSERLEEYLTRVINRVILPGSLFLAFIALIPTLLQRSLNLPASVSMLFGGTSLIIMVGVDLDFMKQVEGVMKMHHQDGIFGQSKSRKY from the coding sequence ATGGCAAACTCCCTAGTAGACATGATGAGAATCAAGGAGTTGAGGCATAAATTCCTCATCACGTTCCTTCTGCTGCTTGTCAGCAGAGTGGGCGCGGTGATACCTATTCCAGGTATTGACGTCAAGGTTCTCCAGCAATATTTCCTTTCCCAGAGCAGTTCGACGAATTTCGGTTTTACTGATTATCTGAACTTCTTTTCAGGTGGGGCATTTTCTAATTTTTCGCTTTTCATGTTGGGCGTCATGCCTTACATCAGTATGCAGATTATCCTGCAGTTGCTGATGGTTGTTGTTCCCAGCCTGAGGAAACTTGCGCAGGATCCCCATGGCGTAAAGAAAATACAAGAGTATACTCGTTACGGTACGATTGCAGTATGTTTGATTCAGTCCTATGTTATTACAATTTATGCTAATTCTATTCCGAACGTCATGACGATGAGTCGGTTGCCATTTACATTGATTGCAATGCTGTCGGTTACTGCAGGAAGTATGTTCCTTGTTTGGATAGGTGATAAGATTACTCAGTACGGGATAGGGAATGGCATCAGCCTGCTGATTTTTGCTGGTATTGTTGCCAGGATTCCTTCTGCTATCGTGACTCTGGTACAGAGTGTCAAGGCCGGAACCCTGAATGCTCTCGCACTGGTTGCCATATTTGTGATGTTTATCATCGTGGTTGGCTTGGTAGTATATGAGGAATCTGGTGAAAGAAAGATTCCGGTGAACTATGCAAGGCGCGTGGTCGGTAGGAAAATGTATGGTGCTCAGAGTACTTACATTCCTATCAAGCTCAATCCAAGCAACGTCATTCCGGTTATCTTTGCATCAGCTTTGCTGTCTTTCCCTTTGCAGATTGCGGCAAATGCCGGAGCACAGGTAAAATGGCTGGCTACTTTTGCCAACTGGCTGAATCCTCAGGGCGCCCCCTACGCAATAATCTATGCCCTGTTGATCATTGGTTTTGCTTATTTCTATACACAGGTTACCTTGAATCCTGTTGACATGGCAAAGCAGATTCGTGAGAATGGTGGGTCGGTCCCAGGCATCCGGAGCGAAAGGCTTGAAGAATACCTTACACGGGTAATCAACAGAGTCATACTTCCCGGTTCCCTGTTTTTGGCTTTCATTGCTCTGATACCTACTTTGTTGCAGAGATCACTTAACCTACCGGCATCAGTCTCGATGCTGTTCGGTGGTACTTCTCTGATCATCATGGTCGGTGTCGATCTTGATTTCATGAAGCAGGTCGAGGGTGTAATGAAAATGCATCACCAGGATGGTATATTTGGCCAGAGCAAGTCGAGAAAATATTAG
- the rplW gene encoding 50S ribosomal protein L23: MRADEVIIAPILSEKSNLARESACKKYTFEVDRRANKQDIKSAVAELFKVQVTKCNVMNVKGKPKYTRGKGGNTKGDTGAWKKAVVTLAKDESIQAIEGV; this comes from the coding sequence ATGAGAGCAGATGAAGTAATCATTGCACCTATCCTGAGTGAAAAGTCAAATTTGGCCCGTGAAAGTGCATGTAAGAAATACACTTTTGAAGTTGACCGCCGTGCCAACAAGCAGGATATCAAATCCGCAGTGGCCGAGCTCTTCAAGGTGCAAGTGACAAAGTGTAATGTGATGAATGTCAAAGGCAAGCCTAAATATACCAGAGGCAAGGGTGGCAACACCAAGGGTGATACTGGTGCATGGAAAAAGGCTGTCGTAACCTTGGCTAAGGATGAATCCATCCAAGCCATCGAAGGCGTATAA
- a CDS encoding type Z 30S ribosomal protein S14, translated as MAKKSLIVKANRDPKFSTRKVNRCKICGRPHGYMRKFGMCRICFRNLASDGQIPGVTKSSW; from the coding sequence ATGGCTAAGAAATCATTGATTGTTAAGGCTAACAGAGACCCTAAGTTCAGTACGAGAAAAGTAAATCGTTGCAAGATTTGTGGAAGGCCTCATGGATATATGCGCAAGTTCGGTATGTGCAGGATCTGCTTCCGTAATCTTGCCAGTGACGGCCAGATTCCTGGCGTGACGAAGTCAAGTTGGTAG
- the rplP gene encoding 50S ribosomal protein L16: MLSPKRVIHRKRQRGKRDGVAHRGNTLAFGEYGLMALEPRWITNRQIEASRIAMTRHIKRGGKVWIRIFPDMPYTKKPAETRQGNGKGNPEGWVAVVKKGAIMFEMGGVEADLAKEALTLAAAKLPIKTKIVVRREME; the protein is encoded by the coding sequence ATGCTTAGTCCGAAGAGAGTAATTCATAGAAAGAGACAAAGAGGCAAAAGGGACGGTGTTGCTCATCGCGGCAATACTCTTGCCTTCGGTGAATATGGCCTTATGGCTCTTGAACCGAGATGGATCACCAATCGTCAGATTGAGGCTTCCCGTATTGCCATGACACGTCACATCAAACGTGGCGGCAAGGTATGGATCAGGATCTTCCCCGATATGCCATATACCAAGAAGCCTGCTGAAACAAGACAGGGAAATGGTAAAGGTAATCCAGAAGGATGGGTGGCAGTCGTAAAGAAAGGTGCCATTATGTTTGAGATGGGTGGTGTCGAAGCAGATTTGGCCAAGGAAGCATTGACGCTTGCAGCGGCTAAACTTCCGATCAAGACCAAGATCGTCGTCAGAAGGGAAATGGAGTAG
- the rplV gene encoding 50S ribosomal protein L22, whose translation MENKQGYRAVAKYLLISPSKVRPVANLVRGKSYKEAEGILRAMPQKGARLLLKVLNSAGANAMDVNSKLGEEDLYVSTVFIDDGPRMKRVWPRSHGRRDILLKRMSHITVVVDEKARLGE comes from the coding sequence ATGGAAAACAAACAAGGTTATAGAGCAGTCGCCAAGTATCTGCTGATTTCTCCCAGTAAGGTCCGTCCTGTTGCGAATCTTGTGAGGGGTAAGTCATACAAGGAGGCTGAGGGTATCCTGAGGGCAATGCCTCAGAAAGGTGCCCGTTTGCTCCTTAAAGTGCTCAACAGTGCCGGAGCAAACGCCATGGATGTCAACAGCAAGCTCGGAGAGGAAGATTTATATGTCTCCACCGTCTTTATTGATGACGGTCCACGGATGAAGAGAGTTTGGCCCAGATCCCATGGAAGACGTGATATTCTTTTAAAGAGAATGTCTCATATTACTGTCGTCGTTGACGAAAAAGCAAGGTTGGGGGAATAA
- the rpsM gene encoding 30S ribosomal protein S13, producing the protein MARIAGVDLPNKAVKIALTYIYGIGSVSAMDICKKTNINPDVRINTLDSDQLADLRHVIESDYKVEGRLRTEVALNIKRLMDIGCYRGLRHRKGLPVRGQRTKTNARTRKGKKKTVAGKKK; encoded by the coding sequence ATGGCAAGAATTGCAGGTGTTGACTTGCCGAACAAAGCTGTTAAGATTGCATTGACGTATATCTACGGCATCGGCAGTGTCTCGGCGATGGATATTTGCAAGAAGACAAATATCAATCCCGATGTAAGAATTAATACCCTTGACTCCGATCAATTGGCAGATCTCCGCCATGTGATTGAGTCTGATTACAAAGTGGAAGGACGTCTTCGCACGGAAGTCGCCCTGAACATCAAGCGCCTGATGGACATCGGTTGCTATCGTGGACTTCGACACAGGAAAGGTTTGCCTGTGCGAGGACAGAGAACAAAGACCAATGCCCGAACTCGTAAGGGTAAGAAGAAAACCGTCGCAGGAAAGAAGAAATAA
- the rpmC gene encoding 50S ribosomal protein L29 → MKNSFNDLTLEEMIAKRDELRQQYLKIRMDRVLGHIDNPLSIRTTKRQIARLNTLIHEYALGIRKTAN, encoded by the coding sequence ATGAAAAATTCATTCAATGACCTTACTTTGGAAGAGATGATTGCAAAGCGTGACGAACTTCGACAGCAGTATTTGAAGATTCGCATGGATCGGGTTCTTGGTCATATTGACAATCCCCTTTCCATACGGACGACGAAGAGGCAGATTGCTCGCCTCAATACGCTCATCCACGAATATGCCCTTGGCATTCGCAAGACGGCTAACTGA
- the rplX gene encoding 50S ribosomal protein L24, translating to MKLKKNDTVKVIAGKDKGFVGKIIKVDPKKERVIVQGANMVKKTVKKRSPQDQGGIIDIEAPIHVSNVALVSNGKVSRIGYKFDESGKKIRYAKKTGEVL from the coding sequence ATGAAGCTGAAAAAGAATGACACTGTGAAGGTCATTGCCGGGAAAGACAAGGGCTTTGTCGGGAAGATCATCAAAGTGGATCCCAAGAAGGAAAGGGTCATTGTCCAGGGTGCAAATATGGTCAAGAAGACCGTAAAAAAGCGCTCTCCGCAGGATCAAGGCGGGATTATTGACATTGAAGCTCCGATCCATGTTTCCAACGTTGCGCTTGTTTCCAACGGAAAGGTCAGCAGGATTGGTTATAAGTTCGACGAAAGCGGTAAGAAAATCCGTTATGCAAAGAAGACTGGGGAAGTGCTCTAA
- the rplR gene encoding 50S ribosomal protein L18, whose protein sequence is MDKVIDKRRRHLRRKLHIRKHLSGTASRPRLTVFRSNRHMYVQVIDDVAGVTLVSANTVEAELSELKNTVDDAAKLGEVAGKRMIEKNITTCVFDRNGYLYHGIVKSIADGARSAGVKF, encoded by the coding sequence ATGGATAAAGTAATTGATAAGAGAAGAAGGCATCTGAGAAGAAAACTTCATATCAGAAAACACCTCTCGGGTACTGCCAGCAGGCCGAGGTTGACTGTTTTTCGTAGCAATCGACACATGTATGTCCAAGTGATTGATGATGTGGCAGGTGTTACCCTTGTTTCTGCAAACACTGTCGAGGCTGAGCTCAGTGAACTGAAGAACACTGTTGACGACGCTGCGAAGCTGGGAGAAGTCGCTGGTAAGAGGATGATCGAGAAAAACATTACGACATGTGTGTTTGATAGAAACGGCTACCTCTATCATGGCATCGTAAAGAGTATTGCTGATGGCGCTCGTAGCGCCGGCGTAAAATTCTAG
- the rpsE gene encoding 30S ribosomal protein S5 yields the protein MERSKKDDKNDGYVEKLIKLNRVAKVVKGGRRYSFSALVVVGDSKGKVGYGFGKANDVSDAIRKAVDRAKGSLIEIPMKNGTVPHESLGNFKSASVLIKPAVPGTGVIAGGAVRAICDAAGITDILGKSLGSKNTINTVKAAFDAFEHLFNAREIAKNRGKSLSEMWG from the coding sequence GTGGAAAGATCCAAAAAAGATGACAAGAACGATGGGTACGTCGAGAAGCTGATCAAGCTCAACCGTGTTGCCAAGGTAGTCAAAGGTGGTAGAAGGTATTCTTTTTCCGCATTGGTCGTCGTTGGTGACTCAAAGGGCAAGGTAGGCTATGGTTTCGGCAAGGCAAATGATGTTTCAGATGCTATCCGCAAAGCGGTTGACCGAGCCAAGGGCAGTCTGATTGAGATTCCGATGAAGAATGGTACGGTTCCGCATGAGAGCCTAGGTAATTTCAAGAGCGCGAGCGTATTGATTAAGCCTGCAGTTCCTGGTACTGGTGTAATTGCCGGTGGCGCAGTCAGGGCTATTTGCGATGCAGCTGGTATTACGGATATCCTTGGCAAGTCCTTGGGTTCAAAGAATACCATCAACACCGTAAAGGCTGCTTTTGATGCATTTGAACATTTGTTCAATGCCCGTGAAATAGCAAAGAACAGAGGTAAGTCTCTGAGTGAGATGTGGGGTTGA